From the Malaclemys terrapin pileata isolate rMalTer1 chromosome 11, rMalTer1.hap1, whole genome shotgun sequence genome, the window TGTCGAGCAGGACGACCACGTGGTAGGGCAGCCAGCAGACAAGAAACACAACAACATAAGAGAAAATGATCTTCCCATTGCTCTTCCTTTCTTGGTCACTGGAGGAAGAGATGGTCCTTgcaaggagaaaataaaaaagggCAATGATGGGAAAAGGAATGGCAAAGCCCAACACAACAGAGATGAGCTCCATGCCAACTAGCCACTCTTTGAAGCTCTCCTCTGGATAGAGAGGGCGGCAGTAAGTTTCATTGTTTGAAGAGACGGTCTTCAGGTAATAGGTGTCTGGGAGAGAGACACAGAAGGCAAGAAGCCACACAAAGATGCAGATGAAGCGTCGGATGATCTTCTTCTTGCAGTTACTGGAATTGGTGAAGTAGGCAACTGAGAGGTAGCGGTCCACACTCATACATGCCAGGAAGAAGATGCTCCCAAACAAGTTGATGGAAAATATAAGGTGAGTGATCTTGCATGTGATTTCTCCCATGTGCCATTGGTTATGCTGGACAAGGGAGACCACCCAGACTGGAAGGGTGATGACAACGCACAGGTCGGCGATGGCTAGATTGAAGATGTAGAGGTGGGTTTCATAACCAGTCGCTTTGGCCTGGAGATTGACCCAGACAACCACCGAGTTGGCCACCAGCCCTATCACAAAGATAAAGATGTAGAAGATAGAGAGGCTGTACAGTAAGACACTTTTATTAAGTGTGCTAGGGCATGAGAGTGTGTCCACAATGATGCAGTCTCCATTGTTGCACGTCCAGTTGCTATCAGAGAAATTTCCCACATCCAGAAGATCGAGGATGGAAGTCAAGTCAATTGCACTCATGGCCAGTCAATTTGGAATCCAAATAACCTAAAACCAAtataagaataaaaagaaaatatcttGGTTAGCAAGGGTTAAGAGTTCTCTGCTACCATCCTTGTATCAAAACACTTGTGCTATCACTCTGAGAACATTTTGTCCATTGGATGCTTTGTTTAAATTGTGTCGTATCCTCATAAACTACTTTCAgttaaagagaaaaggagagCAAACTGGGACTgaggaacacaaaacaaaactcatCTGGTCTGCAAAAGAGAAACAACATTGGCTTTTTGTGTGCTTTTTTATTCGTCTGTGTGTGACATCATCAGGTTGGCTGTAGTCCCTGGGTGTGAAATCCACAAAGTACCCCATGGCCAAATAAATGTCACGCGACTGAATCTGTCTTCTGCAACATAAAAGATGATGCTATCGCTTTTAGCAGGGAAATCTTTAAGCCATTTTAGCTGCACTCCCTCAAGCCTAGTAGAATTGCTCTGGCTGAGAGAGTACTGTAACACAGTTACCACAGGTTCTGTTAAGCATCACATCAAGTACAGCTCCAGGTGCATTAAACAGAAGTGTTCACCTAAGACCTTTGTACTCCCCTCCCAATTTCAAATTTCAATCCAGGCCCCCCTCAATTACATATAATGAAGCATTCCTCTGTGTTTAACCATCAGGATGCAGCATTGAGAGAATTGGAGCCTTACTGTTGTGTAACGTAGAGCGGCAggactgctttttcttttttagacgAGATCTTGGACTTAAGAATACGCCCTCACCCCAGCTGCTAAAactcagcctctctctcagcaCCGCACACTTTCTATTTATgtgctttattattattgttgcgtCAACAGTTCCTCCGTCTGCAGAGTGGATAAAGAGGTGAGCTACTTGTTACGTGTATTGCCAG encodes:
- the ACKR3 gene encoding atypical chemokine receptor 3; the protein is MSAIDLTSILDLLDVGNFSDSNWTCNNGDCIIVDTLSCPSTLNKSVLLYSLSIFYIFIFVIGLVANSVVVWVNLQAKATGYETHLYIFNLAIADLCVVITLPVWVVSLVQHNQWHMGEITCKITHLIFSINLFGSIFFLACMSVDRYLSVAYFTNSSNCKKKIIRRFICIFVWLLAFCVSLPDTYYLKTVSSNNETYCRPLYPEESFKEWLVGMELISVVLGFAIPFPIIALFYFLLARTISSSSDQERKSNGKIIFSYVVVFLVCWLPYHVVVLLDIFSVLHFIPFSCQMENFLYAALHVTQCFSLIHCCVNPILYSFINRNYRYELMKAFIFKYSAKTGLTKLIDASRVSEAEYSALEQNAK